Proteins encoded together in one Pseudomonas sp. TCU-HL1 window:
- the clpS gene encoding ATP-dependent Clp protease adapter ClpS, producing the protein MHASSQIRLTFNQDGPQHHEDDSTGLAVQEAKPALQAPPMYKVVMFNDDYTPMDFVVEVLEVFFGLNRELATKIMLTVHTEGRAVCGVFTRDIAETKAMQVNQYARESQHPLLCEIEKDG; encoded by the coding sequence ATGCATGCAAGCAGCCAGATTCGACTAACATTCAATCAGGATGGTCCGCAGCATCATGAGGACGACTCCACCGGCCTGGCAGTGCAAGAAGCCAAGCCGGCCCTGCAGGCTCCACCTATGTATAAGGTGGTGATGTTTAACGATGACTACACCCCTATGGATTTCGTGGTCGAGGTGCTCGAAGTGTTCTTCGGTTTGAACCGGGAACTGGCCACCAAGATCATGCTGACCGTGCATACGGAAGGTCGGGCGGTTTGCGGCGTGTTCACTCGCGATATCGCCGAAACCAAGGCCATGCAGGTCAATCAATATGCGAGAGAGAGCCAGCATCCGCTGCTCTGTGAGATCGAGAAGGACGGTTAA
- the clpA gene encoding ATP-dependent Clp protease ATP-binding subunit ClpA: MLNRELEVTLNLAFKEARAKRHEFMTVEHLLLALLDNEAAATVLRACGANMDKLRHDLQEFIDSTTPLIPQHDEDRETQPTLGFQRVLQRAVFHVQSSGKREVTGANVLVAIFSEQESQAVFLLKQQSVARIDVVNYIAHGISKVPGHGEQHDHEQEMQDEEGGEAAASGNPLDAYASNLNELARMGRIDPLVGRESEVERVAQILARRRKNNPLLVGEAGVGKTAIAEGLAKRIVDNQVPDLLADSVVYSLDLGALLAGTKYRGDFEKRFKALLNELRKRPHAILFIDEIHTIIGAGAASGGVMDASNLLKPLLSSGEIRCIGSTTFQEFRGIFEKDRALARRFQKVDVTEPSVEDTVGILKGLKARFEQHHHIEYSDEALRAAAELAARYINDRHMPDKAIDVIDEAGAYQRLQPEEKRAKRIEVAQVEDIVAKIARIPPKHVSSSDKELLRNLERDLKLTVFGQDAAIDSLSTAIKLSRAGLKSPDKPVGSFLFAGPTGVGKTEVARQLAKAMGIELLRFDMSEYMERHTVSRLIGAPPGYVGFDQGGLLTEAITKMPHCVLLLDEIEKAHPEVFNLLLQVMDHGTLTDNNGRKADFRNVILVMTTNAGAETAARASIGFTLQDHSSDAMEVIRKSFTPEFRNRLDTIIQFGRLSHEVIKSVVDKFLTELQAQLEDKRVQLVVSDEARGWLAERGYDAQMGARPMARLIQDKIKRPLAEEILFGELAEHGGVVHVDVKDEELGFEFETTAEMA; this comes from the coding sequence ATGTTGAACCGCGAGCTCGAAGTCACCCTCAATCTTGCCTTCAAGGAGGCCCGCGCCAAGCGTCACGAATTCATGACGGTTGAGCACTTGTTGCTCGCTTTGCTGGACAATGAAGCCGCTGCCACTGTGCTGCGGGCGTGTGGCGCGAATATGGATAAGCTGCGGCATGATCTGCAGGAGTTCATCGATTCCACCACTCCGCTGATCCCTCAGCACGATGAAGACCGTGAAACCCAGCCCACGCTGGGCTTCCAGCGGGTCCTGCAGCGTGCTGTCTTCCATGTGCAGAGTTCCGGCAAGCGTGAAGTGACCGGTGCCAATGTGCTGGTTGCCATTTTCAGCGAGCAGGAAAGCCAGGCTGTGTTTCTGCTGAAGCAGCAGAGCGTGGCGCGCATCGATGTCGTCAACTACATCGCCCACGGCATCTCCAAGGTGCCGGGTCATGGCGAGCAGCACGATCATGAGCAGGAGATGCAGGACGAGGAGGGCGGGGAAGCCGCTGCTTCCGGTAATCCCCTGGATGCCTATGCCAGCAATCTGAATGAACTGGCCCGGATGGGGCGCATCGACCCGCTGGTCGGGCGTGAGAGTGAAGTTGAGCGTGTCGCCCAGATTCTGGCGCGTCGCCGCAAGAACAATCCGCTGCTGGTGGGCGAGGCGGGTGTCGGCAAGACCGCCATCGCCGAAGGCCTGGCCAAGCGCATCGTCGACAACCAGGTGCCTGACCTGCTGGCTGACAGCGTGGTCTACTCGCTGGATCTCGGCGCGCTGCTGGCAGGCACCAAGTACCGCGGTGACTTCGAGAAACGCTTCAAGGCGTTGCTCAACGAGCTGCGCAAGCGTCCGCACGCCATTCTCTTCATTGACGAGATCCACACCATCATCGGTGCCGGTGCGGCGTCGGGCGGGGTGATGGATGCGTCCAACCTGCTCAAGCCGCTGCTCTCCTCGGGTGAGATCCGCTGCATCGGTTCCACCACCTTCCAGGAGTTCCGCGGCATCTTCGAGAAGGATCGGGCTTTGGCTCGGCGCTTCCAGAAGGTCGATGTCACTGAGCCTTCGGTGGAGGATACCGTCGGTATTCTCAAGGGGCTCAAGGCACGCTTCGAGCAGCACCACCATATCGAGTACAGCGATGAGGCCCTGCGTGCTGCGGCTGAACTGGCGGCGCGCTATATCAATGATCGGCACATGCCCGACAAGGCCATCGACGTGATCGACGAGGCTGGTGCCTATCAGCGCCTGCAGCCGGAAGAGAAGCGCGCCAAGCGCATCGAAGTGGCCCAGGTCGAGGACATTGTCGCCAAGATCGCGCGGATTCCTCCGAAGCATGTCTCCAGTTCCGACAAGGAGCTGCTGCGTAACCTGGAGCGCGATCTGAAGCTGACAGTGTTCGGTCAGGATGCTGCCATTGATTCCCTGTCGACCGCCATCAAGCTATCCCGTGCCGGTCTCAAGTCGCCGGACAAGCCGGTAGGCTCCTTCCTCTTCGCTGGCCCCACGGGGGTCGGCAAGACTGAAGTGGCCCGCCAGTTGGCGAAGGCAATGGGTATCGAGCTGCTTCGTTTCGATATGTCCGAGTACATGGAGCGGCACACCGTTTCGCGTCTGATCGGTGCGCCTCCTGGCTATGTCGGCTTCGATCAGGGCGGTCTGCTGACCGAGGCTATCACCAAGATGCCGCATTGTGTGCTGCTACTGGATGAAATCGAGAAGGCCCACCCTGAAGTCTTCAACCTGCTGTTGCAGGTGATGGATCATGGCACGTTGACCGATAACAATGGGCGCAAGGCGGACTTCCGCAATGTGATTCTGGTCATGACCACCAATGCGGGCGCCGAAACCGCTGCGCGGGCCTCCATCGGCTTCACGCTGCAGGATCACTCCTCGGACGCCATGGAAGTCATCCGCAAGAGCTTCACGCCGGAGTTCCGCAATCGCCTGGACACCATTATCCAGTTCGGCCGACTGAGCCATGAAGTGATCAAGAGCGTCGTGGACAAGTTCCTCACCGAGCTGCAGGCGCAACTGGAAGACAAGCGAGTGCAGCTGGTGGTCAGTGATGAGGCTCGCGGCTGGCTGGCTGAGCGCGGCTATGATGCGCAGATGGGGGCTCGTCCGATGGCTCGCCTGATCCAGGACAAGATCAAGCGTCCGCTGGCGGAAGAGATCCTGTTTGGCGAGTTGGCCGAGCATGGCGGCGTCGTGCATGTCGACGTCAAGGATGAGGAGCTCGGCTTCGAGTTCGAGACGACGGCGGAAATGGCCTGA
- the infA gene encoding translation initiation factor IF-1: MSKEDSFEMEGTVIDTLPNTMFRVELENGHVVTAHISGKMRKNYIRILTGDKVRVELTPYDLSKGRITYRAR; encoded by the coding sequence ATGTCGAAAGAAGACAGCTTCGAAATGGAAGGCACTGTCATCGACACCCTGCCCAACACCATGTTCCGTGTGGAGTTGGAAAATGGGCACGTCGTCACCGCGCACATCTCCGGCAAAATGCGCAAGAATTACATCCGCATCCTCACCGGAGACAAGGTTCGCGTCGAGCTGACGCCATACGATCTGAGCAAGGGCCGCATCACCTATCGCGCCCGCTGA
- a CDS encoding arginyltransferase — protein MTELARLKFYATQPHPCSYLPEEQATTLFLDPSQPMDVEVYAELSEMGFRRSGDHLYRPHCQRCNACVPARIPADQFIPNRQQKRILKRNADLNVIAVRPAFTEEYYALYVRYIEQRHSDGDMYPPSRDQFSTFLVRDLPFSRFYEFRLNGELKAVAVTDALPNGLSAVYTFYDPDEERRSLGRYAILWQIGETARLGLQAVYLGYWIKNCRKMNYKTQYRPIELFVNQRWVTLS, from the coding sequence ATGACCGAGCTGGCTCGTCTCAAGTTTTATGCCACTCAACCGCATCCATGCAGCTACCTGCCCGAGGAGCAGGCCACCACCCTGTTCCTCGACCCCAGCCAGCCCATGGATGTGGAGGTTTACGCCGAACTGTCGGAAATGGGCTTCCGCCGTAGTGGCGACCACCTCTACCGACCGCACTGCCAACGCTGCAACGCCTGCGTGCCGGCACGCATCCCCGCGGACCAGTTCATCCCCAATCGACAGCAAAAGCGCATCCTCAAGCGCAACGCCGACCTCAACGTCATCGCCGTGCGCCCAGCCTTCACCGAGGAGTACTACGCGCTTTACGTTCGCTACATCGAGCAACGTCATTCCGATGGCGACATGTACCCGCCCAGCCGGGACCAGTTCTCCACCTTCCTGGTGCGCGATTTGCCTTTTTCCCGCTTCTACGAATTCCGCCTCAATGGCGAACTGAAAGCGGTCGCCGTAACCGACGCCCTGCCCAACGGTCTCTCTGCCGTCTACACCTTCTACGATCCCGACGAAGAGCGGCGCAGCCTTGGCCGCTACGCCATCCTCTGGCAGATCGGTGAAACCGCCCGCCTCGGCCTGCAGGCCGTCTACCTAGGCTACTGGATCAAGAACTGCAGGAAGATGAACTACAAGACCCAGTACCGCCCGATCGAACTGTTCGTCAACCAGCGCTGGGTGACACTTAGCTGA
- the aat gene encoding leucyl/phenylalanyl-tRNA--protein transferase, translating into MLTWLQRDSLTFPPLGRALREPNGLLAAGGDLSPERLIQAYRHGCFPWYQDGQPILWWSPDPRTVLPPQEIHISRSLSKLLRQERFRVTFDQVFPAVIEGCAGPRDYADGTWITTEMQASYIELHRRGVAHSVEVWSGDKLVGGLYGLAMGKLFFGESMFSRADNASKVGFATLVQHLHQWGFVLIDCQMPTQHLQSFGARTISREKFSRYLQLYLDQPNNANWIA; encoded by the coding sequence ATGCTCACTTGGCTACAGCGCGACTCCCTCACCTTCCCGCCGCTCGGCCGCGCCCTGCGTGAACCCAACGGCTTGCTCGCCGCTGGCGGCGATTTATCGCCGGAGCGCCTGATCCAGGCCTATCGCCATGGCTGCTTCCCCTGGTATCAGGACGGCCAACCTATCCTCTGGTGGTCCCCCGACCCTCGCACCGTGCTTCCCCCACAGGAAATCCACATCTCTCGCAGCCTCTCCAAGCTGCTGCGCCAGGAGCGCTTTCGTGTGACCTTCGACCAGGTATTTCCAGCCGTCATCGAAGGCTGCGCCGGACCGCGCGATTACGCCGACGGCACCTGGATCACAACAGAGATGCAGGCGTCGTACATCGAACTGCACCGTCGCGGCGTAGCTCACTCGGTGGAAGTCTGGAGCGGCGACAAACTGGTGGGTGGCCTGTACGGGCTGGCCATGGGCAAGCTTTTCTTCGGCGAATCCATGTTCAGCCGCGCCGACAATGCTTCCAAAGTCGGTTTCGCCACCTTGGTACAGCACCTGCACCAATGGGGCTTCGTGCTGATCGACTGCCAGATGCCGACCCAGCACCTGCAAAGTTTCGGCGCCCGCACCATCAGCCGGGAGAAGTTCTCCCGCTACCTGCAGCTTTATCTGGATCAGCCGAACAACGCGAACTGGATCGCCTAG
- the trxB gene encoding thioredoxin-disulfide reductase, with translation MSEVKHSRLIVLGSGPAGYTAAVYAARANLKPVVITGIQPGGQLTITTEVDNWPGDVEGLTGPALMERMQKHAERFDTEIVYDHIHTAELQKRPFILKGDSGTYSCDALIISTGASAQYLGLPSEEAFAGKGVSACATCDGFFYRNQVVCVIGGGNTAVEEALYLANIAKEVHLIHRRDKLRSEKILQDKLFEKAANGNIRLHWNHTLDEVLGDNTGVTGVRLKSTADGSTKELSLAGVFIAIGHKPNTELFQGQLEMRDGYLIVQGGLEGNATATSTPGVFAAGDVADHVYRQAITSAGSGCMAALDAEKFLDDN, from the coding sequence ATGAGCGAAGTCAAGCATTCCCGATTGATCGTCCTGGGCTCCGGCCCGGCGGGCTACACCGCGGCCGTCTATGCCGCGCGCGCCAACCTGAAGCCTGTGGTCATCACCGGCATCCAGCCTGGCGGCCAACTGACCATCACCACTGAAGTGGACAACTGGCCGGGCGACGTCGAAGGGCTTACCGGCCCCGCCCTGATGGAGCGCATGCAAAAGCACGCCGAGCGCTTCGACACCGAGATTGTCTACGACCACATCCACACCGCCGAGTTGCAAAAGCGCCCCTTCATCCTCAAGGGCGATAGCGGCACTTACAGCTGCGACGCCCTGATCATCTCCACCGGCGCCTCTGCCCAGTACCTCGGCCTGCCATCCGAAGAAGCCTTCGCCGGCAAGGGCGTTTCTGCCTGCGCCACCTGCGATGGCTTCTTCTATCGCAACCAGGTGGTCTGCGTAATCGGTGGCGGCAACACCGCGGTAGAGGAGGCCCTTTACCTGGCCAACATCGCCAAGGAAGTGCACCTGATCCACCGGCGCGACAAGCTGCGCTCCGAGAAGATTCTTCAGGACAAGCTGTTCGAGAAGGCCGCCAACGGTAACATTCGCCTGCACTGGAACCACACCCTGGACGAAGTCCTGGGCGACAACACCGGCGTGACCGGCGTACGCCTGAAGAGCACCGCTGACGGCAGCACGAAAGAGCTGTCCCTGGCCGGCGTCTTCATTGCCATCGGGCACAAACCCAACACCGAACTGTTCCAGGGCCAACTGGAAATGCGCGACGGCTACCTGATCGTGCAAGGCGGCCTAGAGGGTAACGCCACCGCCACCAGCACTCCGGGCGTGTTTGCCGCCGGCGACGTGGCCGACCACGTGTACCGCCAGGCCATTACTTCCGCTGGCTCGGGCTGCATGGCAGCGCTGGACGCCGAGAAGTTCCTCGACGACAACTGA
- the ftsK gene encoding DNA translocase FtsK — protein sequence MKNSTTRAQIPVWRQQLHYRLKEGALIALGAVCLYLWMALLTYDSSDPGWTHTSNVEQVQNAAGRLGAWFADILFMALGYFAYVFPLLLAIKTLQVFRHRHEPIDWSGWLFSWRLIGLVFLVLSGAALADIHFQDHAGLPASAGGALGESLSHLAVNALNVQGSTLLFFALFLFGLTVFTDLSWFKVMDLTGKITLDLFELIQSAVNRWWSARLERKQLVAKLREVDVRVNEVAAPVVSDRREQAKVKERLIEREDALAKHMTEREKRPAPVIAPPPAPKPAEPSKRVQQEKQAPLFVDTAVEGTLPPISILDVAEKKQKSFSPESLEAMSRLLEIKLKEFGVEVLVESVHPGPVITRFEIQPAAGVKVSRISNLAKDLARSLAVISVRVVEVIPGKTTVGIEIPNEDRQIVRFSEVLSSTEYDDAKSPVTLALGHDIAGKPIITDLAKMPHLLVAGTTGSGKSVGVNAMILSILFKSTPEHARMIMIDPKMLELSIYEGIPHLLCPVVTDMKEAANALRWSVAEMERRYKLMAAMGVRNLAGFNRKVKDAEEAGTPLTDPLYRRESMEDEAPLLKTLPTIVVVVDEFADMMMIVGKKVEELIARIAQKARAAGIHLILATQRPSVDVITGLIKANIPTRMAFQVSSKIDSRTILDQGGAEQLLGHGDMLYLPPGTGLPIRVHGAFVSDDEVHRVVEAWKLRGAPDYIEDILAGAEEGGGSFSGGEGGEGGSEGSEDDPLYDEAVRFVTESRRASISAVQRKLKIGYNRAARMIEAMEMAGVVSAMNGNGSREVIAPAPMRD from the coding sequence TTGAAGAATTCCACGACCAGAGCCCAGATCCCCGTCTGGCGCCAGCAATTGCATTATCGCCTCAAGGAAGGTGCGTTGATCGCGCTGGGCGCCGTCTGCCTCTACCTGTGGATGGCGCTGCTCACCTACGATTCCTCCGATCCGGGTTGGACCCACACCAGCAATGTCGAGCAGGTTCAGAACGCAGCCGGACGCCTTGGCGCCTGGTTCGCCGACATCCTGTTCATGGCCCTGGGCTATTTCGCGTACGTCTTTCCGCTGCTGCTGGCCATCAAGACTCTGCAGGTCTTTCGCCATCGCCATGAGCCCATCGACTGGAGCGGCTGGCTGTTCTCCTGGCGCCTGATCGGGCTGGTCTTCCTAGTGCTGTCCGGCGCCGCGTTGGCCGATATCCACTTCCAGGACCACGCCGGGCTGCCCGCCTCCGCCGGTGGCGCGCTTGGCGAGAGTCTCAGTCATCTGGCGGTCAATGCCCTCAATGTGCAGGGCAGCACCTTGCTGTTCTTCGCGCTCTTCCTGTTCGGCCTGACCGTATTCACCGACCTGTCCTGGTTCAAGGTCATGGATCTGACCGGCAAGATTACCCTCGACCTCTTCGAACTCATCCAGAGCGCAGTCAACCGCTGGTGGAGTGCTCGCCTCGAGCGCAAGCAACTGGTAGCCAAGCTGCGTGAAGTGGATGTGCGGGTGAACGAAGTCGCAGCGCCGGTGGTTTCCGACCGTCGCGAGCAGGCCAAGGTCAAAGAGCGTCTGATCGAGCGCGAAGACGCATTGGCCAAGCACATGACCGAGCGCGAGAAGCGTCCAGCTCCGGTCATCGCGCCGCCGCCGGCACCCAAGCCGGCCGAGCCGAGCAAGCGTGTGCAGCAGGAAAAGCAGGCGCCGCTGTTCGTCGACACCGCCGTTGAAGGGACCCTGCCGCCAATTTCCATTCTCGATGTGGCCGAAAAGAAGCAGAAGAGCTTCTCTCCGGAGTCCTTGGAAGCCATGTCCCGCCTGCTGGAAATCAAGCTGAAGGAATTCGGCGTTGAGGTGCTGGTGGAATCGGTCCATCCCGGTCCGGTGATCACCCGCTTCGAGATCCAGCCGGCCGCTGGCGTGAAGGTCAGCCGCATTTCCAATCTGGCGAAGGACCTTGCCCGATCCCTCGCGGTGATCAGCGTCCGCGTGGTGGAAGTCATTCCTGGCAAGACCACGGTCGGTATCGAGATTCCCAACGAAGACCGGCAGATCGTGCGCTTCTCCGAGGTGCTGTCTTCTACCGAGTATGACGACGCCAAGTCGCCGGTCACCCTGGCCCTCGGACACGACATCGCCGGCAAGCCGATCATCACCGACCTGGCGAAGATGCCCCACCTGCTGGTGGCGGGTACCACCGGTTCCGGTAAGTCGGTCGGCGTGAACGCCATGATTCTGTCGATTCTGTTCAAATCCACGCCTGAGCACGCGCGGATGATCATGATCGACCCGAAGATGCTCGAACTCTCCATTTACGAAGGCATTCCGCACCTGCTGTGTCCGGTGGTCACCGACATGAAAGAGGCGGCCAACGCACTGCGCTGGAGCGTTGCCGAGATGGAGCGGCGCTACAAGCTGATGGCCGCCATGGGCGTGCGTAACCTGGCCGGTTTCAACCGCAAGGTGAAGGACGCCGAAGAAGCGGGTACGCCGCTGACTGATCCGCTCTACCGTCGCGAGAGCATGGAAGACGAAGCTCCGCTGCTGAAGACGCTGCCGACCATAGTGGTCGTCGTCGATGAGTTTGCCGACATGATGATGATCGTCGGCAAGAAGGTCGAAGAGCTGATCGCACGTATCGCCCAAAAGGCGCGTGCCGCAGGTATCCATCTGATCCTGGCCACCCAGCGCCCGTCGGTGGACGTGATCACCGGTCTGATCAAGGCCAACATTCCGACCCGGATGGCGTTCCAGGTTTCCAGCAAGATCGACTCGCGCACGATCCTCGATCAGGGTGGCGCCGAGCAACTGTTGGGCCACGGTGACATGCTCTACCTACCGCCGGGCACCGGCCTGCCAATCCGCGTGCATGGCGCGTTCGTCTCCGACGATGAAGTGCATCGCGTGGTGGAGGCCTGGAAGCTGCGCGGCGCACCGGACTACATCGAAGACATCCTGGCTGGCGCGGAAGAGGGCGGTGGCAGCTTCTCCGGTGGCGAGGGCGGTGAAGGCGGCAGTGAGGGCAGCGAGGACGACCCGCTCTATGACGAGGCGGTACGCTTCGTGACCGAAAGTCGCCGCGCCTCGATCTCAGCGGTGCAGCGCAAACTGAAGATTGGCTACAACCGCGCCGCGCGCATGATCGAGGCGATGGAAATGGCTGGGGTAGTGAGCGCCATGAACGGCAACGGGTCGCGCGAGGTAATCGCGCCGGCACCGATGCGAGACTGA
- the lolA gene encoding outer membrane lipoprotein chaperone LolA yields MRLIRMLMVAVLGLATLQVQADDKVAISRLTEMLNKAQTITGRFSQLTLDGSGTQLQETSGELSLKRPGLFRWHTDAPMEQLLVSNGEKVWLYDPDLQQVTIQTLDQRLTHTPALLLSGDVSKISENFEITHKEGGDVVDFILKPKAKDTLFDTLRLSFRNGVINDMQLIDSVGQRTNILFLGVKMNQAIDAAQFSFKVPEGADVIQE; encoded by the coding sequence ATGCGACTGATCCGCATGCTGATGGTGGCCGTGCTCGGCCTGGCGACCCTGCAGGTCCAGGCTGACGACAAAGTTGCCATCAGCCGCCTGACTGAAATGCTGAACAAGGCCCAGACCATCACCGGCCGGTTTTCCCAACTGACCCTCGATGGTTCTGGCACCCAATTGCAGGAAACATCTGGCGAGCTGTCGTTGAAGCGACCAGGCCTGTTCCGCTGGCACACCGATGCGCCCATGGAGCAGCTGCTGGTCTCCAATGGCGAAAAGGTCTGGCTCTACGACCCGGATCTGCAGCAGGTGACTATCCAGACGCTGGACCAGCGACTGACCCACACGCCGGCGCTGCTGCTCTCGGGTGATGTTTCGAAGATCAGCGAGAACTTCGAGATCACTCACAAGGAAGGTGGTGATGTGGTCGATTTCATCCTCAAGCCGAAGGCCAAGGACACGCTGTTCGACACCTTGCGCCTGTCCTTCCGCAATGGCGTGATCAATGACATGCAGCTGATCGACAGTGTCGGCCAGCGCACCAACATTCTCTTCCTCGGGGTCAAGATGAACCAGGCGATCGATGCCGCCCAGTTCAGCTTCAAGGTCCCGGAAGGCGCTGACGTCATCCAGGAATAA
- a CDS encoding replication-associated recombination protein A: MDLFRSEPISQPLAARLRATSLDEYVGQGHLLAPGKPLREALEQGALHSMIFWGPPGVGKTTLAKLLAQVTDAHFETISAVLSGVKEIRQSVEVAKQQAAQYGRRTILFVDEVHRFNKSQQDAFLPYVEDGTLIFIGATTENPSFELNNALLSRARVYVLKSLDEAALRRLVARALNEDKGLGKRKLSLPDESFAILMAAADGDGRRLLNLLENAADLAEDGGEIGAELLQNLLGDSRRRFDKGGEAFYDQISALHKSVRGSDPDAALYWYARMLDGGCDPLYIARRVVRMASEDIGNADPRALSLCLSAWDVQERLGSPEGELAVAQAITYLACAPKSNAVYMAFKSAMRDAAENGSLEVPLHLRNAPTKLMKQLGYGEEYRYAHDEPDAYAAGEDYFPEQLEPRQYYQPVPRGLELKIRDKLQHLKHLDHSSAWQRRKS, encoded by the coding sequence ATGGATCTGTTCCGCTCCGAACCTATCTCCCAGCCCCTGGCGGCGCGCCTTCGTGCCACTAGCCTGGACGAGTATGTCGGCCAGGGGCACCTGCTGGCGCCGGGCAAGCCCCTGCGCGAGGCCCTGGAGCAGGGTGCGCTGCATTCCATGATCTTCTGGGGGCCGCCCGGGGTCGGTAAAACCACTCTGGCCAAGCTGTTGGCTCAGGTGACCGACGCCCACTTCGAAACCATTTCCGCAGTGCTCTCCGGGGTCAAGGAAATTCGCCAGTCGGTGGAAGTGGCGAAGCAGCAAGCCGCTCAGTATGGTCGCCGCACCATCCTCTTCGTGGATGAGGTGCATCGCTTCAACAAGTCCCAGCAGGATGCCTTTCTGCCGTATGTGGAAGATGGCACGCTGATCTTCATTGGCGCGACCACCGAGAACCCATCCTTCGAACTCAACAACGCACTGCTCTCCCGTGCTCGCGTCTATGTGCTGAAAAGCCTGGATGAAGCGGCCCTGCGTCGGCTGGTGGCGCGCGCCTTGAACGAGGACAAGGGCCTCGGCAAGCGCAAGCTGAGCCTGCCCGATGAGAGCTTTGCCATCCTGATGGCCGCCGCCGACGGAGATGGCCGGCGCCTGCTCAACCTCCTGGAGAATGCGGCTGACCTGGCCGAGGACGGCGGCGAAATCGGCGCTGAGCTGCTGCAGAATCTGCTGGGCGATAGTCGTCGCCGATTCGACAAGGGCGGCGAGGCCTTCTACGACCAGATTTCAGCCCTGCACAAGTCGGTGCGCGGCTCCGACCCTGATGCTGCCCTCTACTGGTACGCACGCATGCTCGATGGTGGCTGCGATCCGCTGTACATCGCGCGCCGCGTCGTGCGCATGGCCAGTGAGGATATTGGCAACGCCGACCCGCGCGCCCTGAGCCTGTGCCTGTCGGCGTGGGATGTGCAGGAGCGTCTGGGTAGTCCGGAAGGTGAGTTGGCGGTCGCGCAGGCCATTACCTATCTGGCCTGTGCGCCGAAGAGCAACGCTGTGTACATGGCGTTCAAGTCCGCCATGCGCGACGCCGCCGAAAATGGCTCGCTGGAGGTGCCGCTGCACCTGCGCAATGCACCGACCAAGCTGATGAAGCAGTTGGGCTATGGCGAGGAGTACCGCTACGCTCACGACGAGCCGGACGCCTATGCGGCGGGCGAGGACTATTTCCCCGAGCAGCTGGAGCCCCGTCAGTACTATCAGCCTGTGCCTCGGGGCCTGGAGCTGAAAATCCGCGACAAGCTGCAGCATTTGAAGCACCTCGATCACAGCAGCGCCTGGCAGCGGAGAAAGTCGTGA
- the crcB gene encoding fluoride efflux transporter CrcB has product MIGLILAVSAGGVAGTLLRFATSNLVASYWPRYFYAGTLAVNIVGCLLIGYLYGLFLLRPEVPVEIRSGLMVGFLGGLTTFSSFSLDTLRLLESGQLPQAMGYGLLSVLGGLLATWAGLILTKI; this is encoded by the coding sequence GTGATCGGACTGATCCTGGCGGTGTCCGCCGGTGGTGTGGCCGGCACGCTGTTGCGCTTCGCCACCAGTAATCTGGTGGCCAGCTACTGGCCACGCTACTTCTACGCCGGTACCCTTGCGGTCAACATCGTCGGCTGCCTGCTGATCGGCTACCTCTATGGGCTTTTCCTGTTGCGTCCCGAGGTGCCGGTGGAAATCCGATCTGGCCTTATGGTGGGATTCCTTGGCGGCCTGACGACCTTTTCATCCTTTTCCCTCGACACGCTGCGCCTGCTGGAAAGCGGCCAGTTGCCACAGGCCATGGGCTATGGGTTGCTGAGTGTGTTGGGCGGCCTGCTCGCCACCTGGGCTGGCCTGATACTGACGAAAATCTGA